In Monodelphis domestica isolate mMonDom1 chromosome 3, mMonDom1.pri, whole genome shotgun sequence, the following proteins share a genomic window:
- the P2RX6 gene encoding P2X purinoceptor 6: MEVLRSLCGRGLLDYKTEKYVLIKNRRVGALQRVLQLGILGYVVGWSLVFKRGYQETASDPRVSVITKLKGVSVAQAGVLEGRVWDEADYTQPPQGEAAFFLVTNFLATPEQVQGACPEHPSVPLAPCISDEDCPAGEILTRSHGAKTGKCVRFNATYDTCEIRGWCPVESGDGVPRKPRLQESENVTLFIKNSIAFPEFRFFKTNTLETQDGAYFKGCRYDAASSPLCPVFRVRDVVEAAGADFEVLARLVSSSGPAHLPCFGSKGEYRVDLGRGFKSSHCPSGRRASPPSTGGVVRIEISWDCDLDRPGSECEPRYAFWLQEMGYNFRTATRRWRPPGVEARTLLKLFGIRFEVSVAGQAGKFSVVSAGITLGSGMALLGLATFLCDLLLLYVDGEAPLYRGTKFEEAKAPKARVEPPPPELASAPLPGPAPAPEDQQAA; the protein is encoded by the exons ATGGAGGTGCTGAGGTCCCTGTGTGGACGGGGCCTCCTGGACTACAAAACGGAGAAATATGTGCTCATCAAGAACCGGAGGGTGGGGGCCCTCCAGAGGGTCCTCCAGCTCGGCATCCTGGGATATGTAGTAGG GTGGTCGCTCGTCTTCAAGAGGGGCTACCAGGAGACGGCGTCCGATCCCCGGGTCTCGGTCATCACCAAGCTCAAAGGGGTCTCGGTGGCCCAGGCCGGGGTGCTGGAAGGCAGGGTGTGGGATGAGGCCGATTACACGCAGCCCCCGCAG GGAGAAGCTGCTTTTTTCCTGGTGACTAATTTCCTGGCCACCCCCGAGCAGGTGCAGGGCGCGTGCCCAGAG CACCCTTCGGTGCCCCTGGCGCCCTGCATCAGCGATGAGGACTGTCCTGCCGGAGAGATCCTGACCCGCAGCCACG GAGCGAAAACGGGCAAGTGCGTGCGCTTCAACGCCACCTACGACACCTGCGAGATCCGGGGCTGGTGCCCCGTGGAGAGTGGCGACGGCGTGCCCAG GAAGCCGCGGCTGCAGGAATCCGAGAACGTCACTCTCTTCATCAAGAACTCCATCGCTTTCCCCGAGTTCCGCTTCTTCAA GACCAATACTCTGGAGACGCAGGACGGGGCCTACTTCAAGGGCTGCAGGTACGACGCCGCGTCCAGCCCGCTGTGCCCTGTGTTCCGGGTGCGGGACGTGGTGGAGGCGGCCGGAGCAGACTTCGAAGTCTTGGCCCGCTTGGTAAGCAGCTCTGG GCCAGCCCACCTGCCCTGCTTTGGCAGTAAAGGAGAGTACCGTGTGGACTTGGGCCGCGGGTTCAAATCCTCCCACTGCCCGTCGGGCCGTCGGGCCTCCCCGCCCTCGACT GGGGGAGTCGTGAGGATCGAGATCAGCTGGGACTGCGACCTGGATCGGCCTGGCAGCGAGTGCGAACCCCGCTACGCCTTCTGGCTGCAGGAGATGGGCTACAACTTCAG GACAGCCACGCGCCGGTGGAGGCCCCCCGGGGTGGAGGCCCGGACGCTGCTCAAACTCTTCGGGATCCGATTTGAAGTCTCCGTGGCTGGTCAG GCCGGGAAGTTCAGCGTCGTGTCTGCGGGGATCACCCTGGGCTCCGGCATGGCCCTGCTGGGGCTG gccaccttcctttgcgaCCTCCTCTTGCTCTACGTGGATGGAGAAGCCCCTTTGTACCGGGGGACGAAGTTCGAGGAG GCCAAGGCCCCCAAGGCCCGAGTGGAGCCTCCTCCCCCGGAGCTCGCCTCTGCGCCCCTGCCAGGCCCTGCCCCAGCCCCGGAGGACCAGCAGGCCGCCTGA